One part of the Eucalyptus grandis isolate ANBG69807.140 chromosome 10, ASM1654582v1, whole genome shotgun sequence genome encodes these proteins:
- the LOC104422120 gene encoding receptor protein kinase-like protein ZAR1 translates to MTNLFYMPVQSLNNEGIALWSLKQSIRQDPSRFLKNWSLSDETPCKWKGVECITDRVVSLSLSNKNLTGFLPPIFGNLSALRHIYLRNNNLSGSLPVTLFDLNGLQSLVLSGNSFSGMIPEELGKLGSLQTLDFSGNSFNGSVPPSLLWCGRLKVLNLSRNGFSGSLPGEFGTILSHLEQFNLSFNKFTGSIPSDMGNLSSLQGTLNLSNNLFSGLIPATLGNLPETVYIDLSHNKLSGPIPQNGALLYAGPTAFIGNPLLCGAPLKSMCPPGIPTPHFPPIPSIPFQALPPGPKRGSAMSKGILISIIASSMVGSCFLRWLLSHVCRKYRDCRVCDSITNSVNEEKVIFKKELFCFGKETVEGLSQKMEQYNFVALDSQVNFDLDKLLKASAFLLGKTGTGIVYKVVLEDGLTLAVRRLGGDSQRLKEFQTEVEAIAKIKHSNIVPLRAYCWSGDEKLLIYDFIPNGDLSAAVHGKAGTTNSMPLSWSTRLRIMKGVAKGIAHLHEFSPKRYVHGDLKPSNVLLGKNMKPFISDFGISRLANFSGESSKFHLEQVAMGTPEPSSPYEVTAINTTENLRSYYQAPEASKPTKRSQKWDVYSFGMILLEMITGKMPIVEVGSLRFDLVRWVQMSVDERIPISSIIDPILLHDLDKEEEMATVLRMALACLNKSPERRPSTRHVLNNLDKLAIFTNT, encoded by the exons ATGACCAACCTCTTTTACATGCCGGTGCAATCTCTGAACAATGAAGGCATTGCGCTCTGGTCCTTGAAACAGTCCATCCGTCAGGACCCCAGCAGGTTCCTAAAAAATTGGAGCTTGTCCGACGAAACTCCGTGCAAGTGGAAAGGAGTCGAATGCATAACAGACAGAGTTGTTTCTCTCAGCCTTTCGAATAAGAATCTCACCGGCTTCCTTCCTCCAATCTTTGGAAACCTATCGGCGCTCAGGCATATCTATCTCAGGAACAACAACCTCTCAGGAAGCCTACCTGTCACGCTCTTTGATTTGAATGGGTTACAAAGCCTGGTGCTCTCAGGGAACTCTTTCTCCGGGATGATTCCTGAAGAACTTGGAAAGCTCGGTTCACTTCAGACCTTGGATTTTTCCGGGAATTCATTCAACGGTTCGGTCCCACCATCATTACTTTGGTGTGGGCGACTTAAAGTGCTCAATTTGAGTCGGAATGGATTCTCAGGATCCCTGCCTGGTGAGTTCGGGACTATATTAAGTCATCTAGAACAGTTCAATCTTTCATTCAACAAGTTCACCGGTTCCATCCCCAGTGATATGGGGAACTTGTCGAGCTTGCAAGGGActctaaatttgtcaaataacTTGTTCAGTGGCCTGATCCCAGCAACCCTAGGAAACCTCCCTGAGACAGTCTACATTGATCTCAGCCACAACAAACTCAGTGGACCAATACCGCAAAATGGTGCTCTACTCTATGCAGGGCCGACTGCTTTCATCGGTAATCCTCTGCTCTGCGGAGCGCCACTCAAGTCGATGTGCCCACCTGGCATTCCCACCCCACATTTCCCGCCAATTCCTTCGATTCCATTCCAGGCTTTGCCTCCTGGGCCTAAAAGAGGAAGTGCCATGAGTAAAGGGATCTTGATCTCAATAATTGCGAGCTCCATGGTCGGAAGCTGCTTTCTCAGGTGGTTGTTGTCCCACGTATGTCGAAAGTATCGTGATTGCAGGGTATGTGACAGTATTACTAACAGTGTTAATGAAGAGAAAGTGATATTTAAGAAGGAGCTCTTCTGCTTTGGAAAGGAGACTGTCGAGGGTCTCTCGCAAAAGATGGAGCAGTACAACTTCGTGGCACTAGATTCGCAGGTTAATTTCGATCTCGACAAGCTCCTGAAAGCATCTGCTTTCCTTTTGGGCAAGACTGGGACCGGAATAGTTTACAAAGTTGTTCTTGAGGACGGGCTGACCTTAGCAGTCAGGAGATTGGGCGGAGATTCTCAGAGGCTAAAGGAATTCCAAACTGAGGTTGAAGCAATAGCGAAGATCAAGCACTCGAATATTGTGCCTCTTCGAGCTTATTGCTGGTCTGGCGATGAGAAGCTGCTCATATACGATTTCATACCCAATGGTGACCTCTCTGCAGCAGTACATG gGAAGGCTGGGACAACAAATTCAATGCCGCTTTCATGGAGCACACGTCTCAGGATCATGAAAGGAGTAGCAAAAGGCATAGCCCATCTTCATGAGTTCAGTCCAAAGAGGTACGTCCATGGAGACTTGAAACCGAGCAACGTATTGCTTGGGAAGAATATGAAGCCCTTCATCTCTGATTTTGGCATCAGTCGACTTGCTAATTTCAGTGGAGAATCTTCAAAGTTTCACCTTGAACAAGTAGCGATGGGGACGCCAGAGCCGAGCTCTCCCTATGAGGTCACAGCAATAAACACCACTGAGAATTTGAGATCCTATTATCAAGCGCCTGAAGCATCCAAACCGACGAAGCGATCGCAGAAGTGGGATGTCTACTCCTTCGGGATGATTTTACTAGAGATGATCACAGGGAAGATGCCCATAGTTGAAGTGGGGTCTCTCAGATTTGATCTGGTCCGATGGGTGCAGATGAGTGTTGATGAAAGAATTCCAATTTCCAGCATTATAGATCCCATCTTGCTCCACGATCTTGACAAGGAAGAAGAGATGGCCACAGTACTTCGCATGGCTCTTGCTTGTCTGAACAAGAGCCCTGAAAGGAGACCTTCCACAAGGCATGTCTTGAACAATTTGGACAAATTGGCCATCTTCACCAACACTTAG